The following are encoded together in the Planctomycetaceae bacterium genome:
- the rpsP gene encoding 30S ribosomal protein S16, which translates to MAVRLRMKRFGRRNRSFFRLNAIDSRTPRDGRVIEELGWYDPRATDPQAQISLKRERIEHWLAVGAQPSETVRDLLKKSGIAVSK; encoded by the coding sequence GTGGCTGTCAGGTTAAGAATGAAACGGTTTGGCAGGCGGAATCGCAGCTTCTTTCGGCTCAATGCGATCGATTCGCGCACCCCGCGCGATGGTCGCGTGATCGAAGAACTCGGCTGGTACGATCCCCGGGCAACGGACCCCCAGGCCCAGATCTCGCTCAAGCGCGAGCGGATCGAGCACTGGCTGGCGGTCGGCGCCCAGCCCTCCGAGACGGTGCGGGACCTGCTCAAAAAGAGCGGCATCGCCGTCTCGAAGTAA
- the trmD gene encoding tRNA (guanosine(37)-N1)-methyltransferase TrmD: MALRIDILTLFVEMFGDFRKTSIVGRAVQRGLVELHLTNIRDFAVDAYGSVDDAPFGGGAGMVMMCQPVFAAVEHVRPQAEPPGKVVLLTPQGRPLTQAVVQELAAEPRLILLAGHYEGFDERIRTNLADVEISLGDFVLSGGEIAAMALTDAIVRLLPGALGGETSLDEESFSEGLLEYPQYTRPRDFRGLTVPEVLVGGDHKKIAQWRLEQARLRTQIRRPDLWAKYAARLEEDE, translated from the coding sequence ATGGCCTTGCGCATCGACATCCTCACGCTGTTCGTCGAGATGTTCGGTGACTTCCGCAAGACGAGCATCGTCGGCCGGGCCGTCCAGCGCGGGCTGGTCGAACTCCACTTAACCAACATCCGCGATTTCGCGGTAGATGCATACGGCAGCGTCGACGACGCGCCCTTCGGCGGCGGTGCGGGAATGGTGATGATGTGCCAGCCGGTGTTTGCGGCTGTCGAGCACGTCCGCCCCCAGGCCGAGCCGCCGGGCAAGGTCGTGCTGCTGACGCCGCAAGGCCGCCCGCTGACGCAGGCGGTCGTGCAGGAACTGGCCGCCGAGCCAAGGCTGATATTGCTGGCCGGGCATTACGAAGGATTCGACGAGCGGATCCGGACGAACCTGGCCGATGTCGAGATCAGCCTGGGAGACTTCGTGCTCTCAGGCGGCGAGATCGCGGCGATGGCCTTGACCGACGCCATCGTGCGGTTGCTGCCCGGCGCGCTGGGCGGCGAAACGTCGCTGGACGAGGAATCGTTTTCGGAAGGATTGCTTGAGTATCCGCAGTACACGCGGCCGCGCGATTTTCGGGGCCTGACGGTTCCGGAAGTGCTCGTCGGCGGCGACCATAAGAAGATAGCCCAGTGGCGGCTGGAACAGGCCCGCCTGCGGACGCAGATTCGCCGGCCGGACCTGTGGGCAAAGTACGCCGCCCGACTGGAAGAGGACGAATAG